A single genomic interval of Streptomyces sp. BA2 harbors:
- a CDS encoding TrmH family RNA methyltransferase produces MNGKHQRDPDGAVRDWREVADTSVLLDGFHAIKHALRFGALIPSALTSDRAAVLALADELAPDVKDALDALVVQVPDSALRALVPRLHPTGVAALAVRPSRTANLDALGRMPRTAPVVVLDDPRNLGNAGAVIRLAAGFGATGVVTTGTLDPWHPTVVRGGAGLHFATAVERMDVRELPPGPVFALDAEGEDIRALKLPDDAVLAFGSERSGLSTQLRERADHLVSLPMRPQVSSYNLATSVGMTLFHWSAGRPPGAEA; encoded by the coding sequence ATGAACGGGAAGCACCAGCGTGATCCGGACGGTGCCGTGCGTGACTGGCGAGAGGTCGCCGACACCTCCGTGCTGCTCGACGGCTTCCACGCCATCAAGCACGCGCTGCGCTTCGGGGCACTGATCCCCTCGGCGCTGACCAGCGACAGGGCCGCTGTGCTCGCCCTCGCCGACGAGCTCGCGCCGGACGTGAAGGATGCCCTCGACGCGCTCGTCGTGCAGGTCCCGGACAGCGCCCTGCGTGCCCTTGTGCCGCGTCTGCATCCCACGGGGGTGGCCGCTCTCGCGGTACGCCCTTCCCGCACGGCCAACCTCGACGCGCTGGGCCGCATGCCGAGGACCGCACCCGTCGTCGTCCTCGACGATCCCCGCAATCTGGGCAACGCCGGGGCCGTGATCCGGCTGGCCGCGGGGTTCGGGGCGACGGGAGTCGTCACGACCGGCACGCTCGATCCTTGGCATCCCACGGTCGTACGAGGTGGCGCCGGCCTGCATTTCGCCACGGCCGTCGAGCGGATGGACGTCCGCGAACTGCCGCCGGGGCCGGTGTTCGCGCTCGACGCGGAGGGCGAGGACATCCGCGCCCTCAAGCTGCCGGACGACGCCGTGCTGGCCTTCGGGTCCGAGCGCAGTGGCCTGTCCACGCAACTGCGGGAGCGCGCCGATCACTTGGTGTCCCTGCCGATGCGGCCCCAGGTCTCCAGCTACAACCTGGCCACCAGCGTCGGTATGACGCTCTTCCACTGGTCGGCGGGCAGGCCTCCGGGCGCG
- the paaB gene encoding 1,2-phenylacetyl-CoA epoxidase subunit PaaB, whose protein sequence is MSSSTDWPLWEVFVRSRRGLSHTHAGSLHAPDAEMALRNARDLYTRRSEGVSIWVVPSTQITASSPDEKDSFFEPAGDKPYRHPTFYDIPDGVKHL, encoded by the coding sequence ATGAGCAGCTCGACCGACTGGCCGCTGTGGGAGGTGTTCGTGCGCTCCCGCCGCGGGCTCTCCCACACCCACGCGGGCAGCCTGCACGCACCGGACGCGGAAATGGCCCTGCGCAACGCCCGCGATCTCTACACCCGCAGAAGCGAAGGCGTCTCGATCTGGGTCGTGCCGTCCACACAGATCACCGCCTCCTCGCCGGACGAGAAGGACTCCTTCTTCGAGCCGGCGGGCGACAAGCCCTACCGCCACCCGACCTTCTACGACATCCCGGACGGAGTGAAGCACCTGTGA
- a CDS encoding HTTM domain-containing protein: MNRFGSLLGRGIERVTASALGPYQTAVIRIGFAATWLLFLLRELPHRLELYGPDSPWSWDMAQQLIAENDAFTALMWSDGRIWFEVVYALAVLSSALLMLGWRTRTMSVLFMIGVLSLQNRSIFMGDGGDNVIHLMATYLVFTRCGQVWSLDARRAARARAASVEQGKTPVGPAKTAQPVDKAGPVLWWVLGLGLCVVTFMGELSGGWLLVFWGLWLAHGLWWAVGRRAPDGEARKLLDVIVKIAHNAALLVIMVEACLIYATAGWYKIQGSRWQDGTAIYFPLRLDYFSPWPALSDLLASHGLMVMLVTYGTVAVQVAFPFTLFNRRVKNVLLAAMIFEHAVIAVVLGLPFFSLAMIAADAVFLPTSFLRRVGGWVARARGALFSRFSRGDTVPGQRGADEEPARESTEHARVGFPS, from the coding sequence ATGAACCGCTTCGGCTCCCTCCTCGGGCGCGGCATCGAACGGGTCACCGCATCCGCTCTCGGTCCCTATCAGACCGCCGTGATCCGCATCGGATTCGCCGCCACCTGGCTGCTCTTCCTGCTGCGCGAACTCCCCCACCGCCTTGAGCTGTACGGCCCCGACAGCCCGTGGAGCTGGGACATGGCCCAGCAGCTCATCGCGGAGAACGACGCCTTCACGGCCCTGATGTGGTCCGACGGACGCATCTGGTTCGAGGTCGTCTACGCGCTCGCCGTCCTGAGCAGCGCCCTGCTGATGCTCGGCTGGCGTACGCGCACGATGTCCGTGCTCTTCATGATCGGCGTGCTCTCGCTGCAGAACCGCTCCATCTTCATGGGCGACGGCGGCGACAACGTCATCCACCTCATGGCCACCTACCTGGTGTTCACGCGCTGCGGCCAGGTCTGGTCGCTCGACGCCCGCCGAGCGGCACGCGCGCGTGCCGCGTCCGTCGAGCAGGGGAAGACGCCGGTCGGCCCGGCCAAGACGGCACAGCCCGTCGACAAGGCCGGGCCCGTGCTGTGGTGGGTCCTTGGGCTCGGTCTCTGCGTGGTGACGTTCATGGGGGAGCTCAGCGGGGGCTGGCTGCTGGTCTTCTGGGGGCTGTGGCTCGCGCACGGCCTGTGGTGGGCCGTCGGGCGGCGCGCGCCCGACGGTGAGGCGCGCAAGCTGCTCGACGTCATCGTCAAGATCGCGCACAACGCCGCACTGCTGGTGATCATGGTCGAGGCGTGTCTGATCTACGCGACGGCCGGCTGGTACAAGATCCAGGGCAGCCGCTGGCAGGACGGCACGGCCATCTACTTCCCGCTGCGTCTCGACTACTTCTCCCCCTGGCCCGCGCTCTCCGACCTGCTCGCCTCGCACGGCCTCATGGTCATGCTGGTGACGTACGGGACGGTCGCCGTGCAGGTCGCCTTCCCCTTCACCCTCTTCAACAGGCGGGTCAAGAACGTCCTCCTGGCCGCCATGATCTTCGAGCACGCGGTCATCGCGGTCGTCCTCGGACTGCCGTTCTTCTCGCTCGCGATGATCGCGGCCGACGCGGTGTTCCTGCCGACGTCGTTCCTGCGCCGCGTCGGCGGATGGGTGGCACGCGCGCGTGGAGCGCTGTTCTCGCGGTTCTCACGCGGCGATACGGTGCCGGGACAGCGTGGGGCGGACGAGGAACCGGCCAGGGAATCCACCGAGCACGCGCGCGTAGGCTTCCCTTCATGA
- the paaA gene encoding 1,2-phenylacetyl-CoA epoxidase subunit PaaA, translated as MATAAEHQTARSEPDQAAADAARTAAHEAAFDAAVAADERIEPRDWMPDGYRASLVRQIAQHAHSEIIGMQPEANWITRAPSLRRKAILMAKVQDEAGHGLYLYSAAETLGTSRDELLDKLHSGRQKYSSIFNYPTLTWADVGAIGWLVDGAAITNQVPLCRCSYGPYARAMVRVCKEESFHQRQGYESLLALSRGTEAQHAMAQDAVDRWWWPSLMMFGPPDDESSHSEQSMTWKIKRHSNDELRQRFVDICVPQAESLGLTLPDPDLVWNEERGHHDFGPIDWTEFWAVLKGNGPCNEQRITQRRTAHEEGAWVREAAAAFAAKHGEAKA; from the coding sequence ATGGCAACAGCAGCCGAGCATCAGACGGCCCGGTCCGAGCCGGACCAGGCGGCGGCCGACGCCGCACGCACGGCGGCGCACGAAGCGGCTTTCGACGCCGCCGTCGCGGCCGACGAGCGCATCGAGCCGCGGGACTGGATGCCCGACGGCTATCGCGCCTCGCTGGTCAGGCAGATCGCGCAGCACGCCCACTCCGAGATCATCGGCATGCAGCCGGAGGCCAACTGGATCACGCGCGCCCCTTCCCTGCGGCGCAAGGCGATCCTGATGGCCAAGGTGCAGGACGAGGCCGGTCACGGCCTGTATCTCTACAGCGCCGCCGAGACCCTGGGAACCAGCCGGGACGAGCTGCTCGACAAGCTGCACTCGGGCCGCCAGAAGTACTCCTCGATCTTCAACTACCCGACGCTGACCTGGGCCGACGTCGGCGCGATCGGCTGGCTGGTGGACGGCGCCGCGATCACGAACCAGGTCCCGCTCTGCCGCTGTTCGTACGGCCCCTATGCCCGCGCGATGGTCCGCGTCTGCAAGGAGGAGTCGTTCCACCAGCGCCAGGGGTATGAATCCCTGCTCGCCCTCAGCCGGGGCACCGAGGCCCAGCACGCCATGGCACAGGACGCGGTGGACCGCTGGTGGTGGCCGTCCCTGATGATGTTCGGCCCGCCCGACGACGAGTCGTCGCACTCGGAGCAGTCGATGACCTGGAAGATCAAGCGCCACTCGAACGACGAGCTGCGCCAGCGCTTCGTGGACATCTGCGTCCCCCAGGCAGAGTCCCTCGGCCTCACGCTCCCCGACCCGGACCTCGTGTGGAACGAGGAGCGGGGGCATCACGACTTCGGCCCGATCGACTGGACGGAGTTCTGGGCGGTCCTAAAGGGCAACGGCCCTTGCAACGAACAGCGGATCACTCAGCGCAGGACCGCGCATGAAGAAGGCGCCTGGGTGCGCGAGGCAGCAGCGGCGTTCGCCGCCAAGCACGGGGAGGCGAAGGCATGA
- a CDS encoding DUF5819 family protein, protein MDANDNNANEPPSPSAEPLTAASPPRTGIAALSPRYQVAAALALALIAVTACVHVGMLFLHVAPANTMTKQHGQAVDDWIYPEFEQNWKLFAPNPMQQNIAVQARAQMRTDSGTTRTTGWYDLSARDGAAIDGNLLPSHTQQNELRRAWDFYVGAHDAQNRPRGLRGELSERYIRRIVMMRVEREEPLGKGATIERVQVRSRTTNVPAPEWSDEKVTTKPALRQLPWWSVEPDDMPLGKAQGSSDKAQGSSHKAQGSEGDTR, encoded by the coding sequence ATGGACGCGAACGACAACAACGCGAACGAGCCGCCGTCCCCATCCGCTGAGCCCTTGACGGCCGCATCCCCGCCCCGCACGGGCATCGCCGCACTCTCCCCGCGCTACCAGGTGGCGGCCGCGCTCGCGCTCGCGCTCATCGCCGTCACGGCCTGCGTCCACGTAGGGATGCTCTTCCTCCACGTCGCCCCCGCGAACACCATGACCAAGCAGCACGGGCAGGCAGTCGACGACTGGATCTACCCCGAGTTCGAGCAGAACTGGAAGCTCTTCGCGCCCAACCCGATGCAGCAGAACATCGCCGTGCAGGCCCGCGCCCAGATGCGCACGGACAGCGGAACGACCCGGACCACCGGCTGGTACGACCTCTCCGCGCGCGACGGCGCCGCGATCGACGGAAATCTGCTGCCCAGCCACACGCAGCAGAACGAACTGCGCAGGGCCTGGGACTTCTACGTCGGCGCGCACGACGCGCAGAATCGTCCCCGCGGCCTGCGCGGGGAGCTCTCGGAGCGCTACATCCGCCGCATCGTGATGATGCGCGTCGAGCGCGAGGAGCCCCTCGGTAAGGGCGCCACGATCGAGCGCGTCCAGGTCCGCTCCCGGACCACGAACGTGCCGGCCCCCGAGTGGAGCGATGAGAAGGTCACGACGAAACCGGCGCTGCGCCAGCTGCCGTGGTGGTCCGTGGAGCCCGACGACATGCCTCTGGGTAAGGCTCAGGGGTCTTCCGACAAGGCTCAGGGTTCCTCGCACAAGGCTCAGGGATCTGAGGGGGACACCCGATGA